A single window of Penaeus chinensis breed Huanghai No. 1 chromosome 9, ASM1920278v2, whole genome shotgun sequence DNA harbors:
- the LOC125028693 gene encoding uncharacterized protein LOC125028693, with amino-acid sequence MMKGAENTIGKIKTKRIMEPWMTEEMLRSNNAQRRIESKDGELLTDPHGIKKRWKEYTEMLYNKDGRPTELFVEEESEVDKYEIGPDIMRAEVLKAIEELKTGKAEGTDNIPAEMLKTLKGTGFNEIVILCQQMYLEGKWPEDFCKSVMVPSEKKTAAKKWEDHRTISLISHASQIMLKILSRRSENKKTDAIGQDQFGFIKGRGTREAITVMRILADRSIEHDQEVYVSFVDFEKAFDGSSQKYRGGLER; translated from the exons ATGATGAAAGGAGCAGAAAACACCATTGGTAAGATTAAAACGAAGAGAATAATGGAGCCTTGGATGACTGAAGAAATGCTG AGAAGTAACAATGCtcaaagaagaatagaaagtaaAGATGGAGAATTACTAACGGACCCACACGGCAtcaagaagaggtggaaggaatatACAGAAATGCTGTACAACAAGGATGGAAGACCAACAGAATTGTTtgtagaagaagaatcagaagttgATAAGTACGAAATCGGACCAGACATCATGAGAGCGGAAGTACTAAAAGCAATTGAAGAGCTAAAAACAGGAAAGGCAGAAGGAACAGACAATATACCGGCGGAAATGTTAAAGACCTTAAAGGGCACTGGATTTAATGAGATAGTGATACTGTGTCAGCAGATGTATTTAGAAGGTAAATGGCCGGAGGACTTTTGTAAAAGCGTGATGGTACCGTCAGAGAAAAAAACAGCTGCTAAGAAATGGGAGGACCACAGGACGATTAGCTTAATATCGCATGCATCACAGATTATGCTCAAGATTCTGTCAAGAAGATCggagaacaaaaaaacagacgCAATTGGACAAGATCAATTTGGCTTTATAAAAGGACGTGGAACAAGAGAAGCGATAACAGTGATGAGAATTCTGGCAGACCGAAGCATTGAACATGATCAAGAGGTATATGTATCGTTCGTAGACTTTGAGAAAGCTTTCGATGGAAGTTCTCAAAAGTATCGGGGTGGATTGGAGAGATAG
- the LOC125028694 gene encoding uncharacterized protein LOC125028694, translating into MVRTSLENCEEGVKVGGQLVKAVRFADDQAMVADSEKGLQEIMDSLNAVVEDFGMSRHKENEAKDAFNSRRELLTKKFNLRLKKRMIKTLVWSVLLYGSESWTLKKEDIRRLESADIAKEGVAISSFLRALRICRPEFLEEEM; encoded by the exons ATGGTCAGAACATCACTCGAGAATtgcgaagagggagtgaaggttgGCGGTCAACTGGTAAAAGCAGTGAGATTTGCGGATGACCAGGCTATGGTAGCAGATTCAGAGAAGGGGTTACAAGAAATAATGGACAGTCTGAATGCAGTTGTTGAGGATTTTGGAATGAGTCGacataaagaaaacgaag CAAAGGATGCCTTTAACTCAAGAAGAGAACTGCTAACGAAGAAGTTCAATTTACGGCTGAAAAAGAGGATGATTAAAACCTTAGTGTGGAGCGTGCTATTATACGGGTCAGAGTCGTGGACACTGAAAAAGGAAGATATCAGGAGATTGGAAAGTGCAGATAT AGCTAAAGAAGGCGTGGCCATTAGTAGCTTCCTCCGTGCACTTAGAATCTGCAGGCCAGAGTTCCTGGAAGAGGAAATGTGA